The stretch of DNA GCCCTGCCGCTCCAGCAACTCGTGCTTCTTCAGGTGCCGCGGCATCAGGAGGCTGCTCAGCTCCTCCAGCTGCGCATCGGTGAGTGGCAGCTTATCCTGAAAGTAACTGCGCAGGGCTTCGTGCATAGTTCGGAGAGGTTCATTGCCGGTTGTTATGCGAGAACAGTCACTGACAAGTAACAACTGGCAATCAGCAATTACAGCCCATACGTTACTGATAGATAGTATAATCCACCCACGCTAGGCCCACCCAAGAAGGACACATAATAGTTGTTTAGCACATTACTGGCACCTAGCTTAAACCGCAGGTTTGGGGTAGTTGCCTTAAAGCTAATCTGGGCATCGAGGGTACGGTAGGCGGGCACGTAGCCGTTTACCAGGAAGGTTTGGGAGTAATACCTGGCCTGCCAGCGGTAGTTGAGGCCAAAACCAAAGTTCTTGTAGGCCTTTTCATTGCCGAGGCTCAGATTGTAGGCCCAGTGCGGGGTATTAAACCCGTCCTCTAAACCATCCCCCGACTCCGTACGGTCCAGCCGGGCGTAGGTGACGTTGGCGCCGGCTAGGTAGCCGCTGGCCACGTCGTAGCGCAGGCCCAGGGAGCCGCCGTAGTTGTACACCTTGCTCTGAGCGTTAGTCCAGAGACGGTAGCGGTCCTGGGTGGCGCGGCTGTTGAGGGCGGTAGCAATGCCGTTAAGGTCAGAGGCGGTGGTGTTGGGCACGTAGGCCTCTACCTGAGCAATAAAGTCGCGGTAGGAGTTGTAGTAAAAATCGGCATCGAGCAGCAGGCGCCCTTCTGCCAGCAGCGCCGCTTTGTAGCCCATTTCCAGAGACTTCACATACTCGGGCCGGAGGTACGTATAGGGGTTTTTCACGAGCCGCCCCTGGTTTTGGGCAATGGCCTGCTGCCGTTTCTCAGCCGGGCTGGCCGAGCTGGTATTGGCATTAATAGACGCTGTTACGGCGGTATTAAACGCATCAATGCTGCTGCGCAAGTAGCTGTTTTCAAACACACCGCTAGACATTACCCGTAGCCCACCAATGCGCTTTACCTGCCCGCTATTCACGTTTGAAAAGCCCTCAAACAAGCTCGGGAAGCGGTAGCCGCTCTGGTAGCTCACCCGAAAGTTGTGGTGCTGGGTGGGCGAATACACGGCCGTGAGACGCGGGTTAAACCGGGTGCTGAAGTAATCGTTTTTATCGGCGCGCAGCGTGGCCGTTAGCCTTACTTTATCAGCAAACAGGTGCGCCCCCGCCTGCACGAAACCGCCGGTTTTGCCGTAGGTGAGCGTGCTGTACGGGTCCTGGCCTTTTTCTGGGTTGATGAAGTAGTTGCCATCGGGCTGAATGAAGTAGGTGCGGTGGTCGGCCCCTACCAGTAGGTCGGCCCAGGCAGGTAGGCCGCTACCTCCATCCTGGCGCAGCGCCTGCCCAATATTCACCTGGCCCTCGGCGTGCAGCATCTCTGCCTCCACGCGCAGGGCCGCCCCCTGGTCCCAGTTGTTGATGTCGGCCAGTGCGCTTAACCGCTGCCGGAATTCCGAAGTACCGGGCTGCAGCCGGCCGGTATCGGCGGCGCGGCGGGCGGTGGCGTGAGCCTGCGCTACGGTTTGCCCCTGGCCTACGGCTGCATTCCAGGCAGCTGTATACTCCTGGTTCCACTGGGCATCGGGCTTGAAGCTGCGGTCAAGGTTCTCGGCGGCGGAGCGCAGGTTGTAGCTTTTGCCGGTGTTTTCCTGAGTGAAATACACTCGCGCCTGCACCACGGGGCTGGTTAGCTGCAGGGCGTGCTGCTGCAGGCGGTAGTCTTCCAGCCGAAAGCGGTTAGAGCGCTGATATACGTTGTCGAGGATGGCGCCCCGGTACGTGTAGGCCAGCTCCGCATGGGGCGTGAGCTTGTAGTGCAGGGCTGCATCGTACCGGATAGTTTGCAGGTGGTAATCCACCACTTCCTGCTCATTGTAGCCAGTGCGGGCTATCTGGTAGTTTTTGCCGCCCAGGTTAAGCGTACTGCGGTCCGAAGATTCATTGCCGTAGCTGTTTACCGGGTCGCGGGCGGGGTTATCGGCCCCAAATAAGCCGGTGGTAGCATTGCCATTGGGGTTTAGCTCAGTCTGGTCGTTGGCAATCCAGTCGTAGCCGCGCAGATAGGTGCCGTTTACTTTGAAAGCCAGCTTGGGCGTGAGGGCTTTTGCATACCGAATGCTGGTTTCTGAAAACGGATGAACCCCTGTATTATGGTCGTTCAGGTGGTTGATGCCCGTCTTCTGCTGCACGCTCAGGCCTTCCGTGAGAAAAGGGTTTTTGGTGGTGAAATTTGCCAATCCGTTAATGGCATTCAGCCCATAGAGTGCGGCGGCCGTGCCGGGCACAATCTCTACGGTGCCAATATCAAGATCACTGGGGCCGAGCACGTTACCAATAGGTCCGCCAATGTGAGGGGCCTGGTTATCTACGCCATCAACGAGCTGCACAAAGCGCACGTTGGTGGTATTGGTAAAGCCGCGGGCGTTTATCACCTTAAAGCTCAGGCTGGGGGTAATTACCTGCACGCCTTTCACGTGCTCAATGGCATCGAAAAACGACGGGGCGGGCGTGAGGCGCAGTTGCCGCGGGTTAAGCTTCTCCACCGTCACCGGCGACTGCAGGATGCTCTCCTCTACCTTGGAGGCCGATACCACCACCTCCCCCAGTAACACATCCTT from Hymenobacter taeanensis encodes:
- a CDS encoding TonB-dependent receptor, producing the protein MKQILRGVRPEAVVGVVMLGVGLARPVAAQQLKPERRAQAADTTRKDVLLGEVVVSASKVEESILQSPVTVEKLNPRQLRLTPAPSFFDAIEHVKGVQVITPSLSFKVINARGFTNTTNVRFVQLVDGVDNQAPHIGGPIGNVLGPSDLDIGTVEIVPGTAAALYGLNAINGLANFTTKNPFLTEGLSVQQKTGINHLNDHNTGVHPFSETSIRYAKALTPKLAFKVNGTYLRGYDWIANDQTELNPNGNATTGLFGADNPARDPVNSYGNESSDRSTLNLGGKNYQIARTGYNEQEVVDYHLQTIRYDAALHYKLTPHAELAYTYRGAILDNVYQRSNRFRLEDYRLQQHALQLTSPVVQARVYFTQENTGKSYNLRSAAENLDRSFKPDAQWNQEYTAAWNAAVGQGQTVAQAHATARRAADTGRLQPGTSEFRQRLSALADINNWDQGAALRVEAEMLHAEGQVNIGQALRQDGGSGLPAWADLLVGADHRTYFIQPDGNYFINPEKGQDPYSTLTYGKTGGFVQAGAHLFADKVRLTATLRADKNDYFSTRFNPRLTAVYSPTQHHNFRVSYQSGYRFPSLFEGFSNVNSGQVKRIGGLRVMSSGVFENSYLRSSIDAFNTAVTASINANTSSASPAEKRQQAIAQNQGRLVKNPYTYLRPEYVKSLEMGYKAALLAEGRLLLDADFYYNSYRDFIAQVEAYVPNTTASDLNGIATALNSRATQDRYRLWTNAQSKVYNYGGSLGLRYDVASGYLAGANVTYARLDRTESGDGLEDGFNTPHWAYNLSLGNEKAYKNFGFGLNYRWQARYYSQTFLVNGYVPAYRTLDAQISFKATTPNLRFKLGASNVLNNYYVSFLGGPSVGGLYYLSVTYGL